A genomic window from Polaribacter gangjinensis includes:
- a CDS encoding TolC family protein, which yields MNNLHHYKSLFFVGILALVLHACVPVKDIRKAQTNVPENYGTTPIDSLNTAKTSWKQFFADPYLIALIDTALVRNQELNIMTQSVALFENQIQAKKGEYLPFVNIKGSADVEKVGKHTRNGAVEESLHIDGEEFPEPLRNYSVGLVASWELDIWKQLRNEKKAAVLEYLSSVEGKNFMITNLVAEIADAYYELMALDNQLDILHQNLQLQQNALKIVKLQKEAAKTTELAVRRFTAEVQKTQSETFEIAQKITETENKISFLLGKSPSKISRNSASFLNIPIDSVYAGIPSQLLENRTDIKKASLELEASKLNTKVAKANFYPSLGISAGVGLNAFKTGLLTKTPESLVYSFAGDIVGPIINRNAIKAIYKNANSKQIQAIFEYEKTILNAYIEVATELSNIQNLKNVYAFKEGQVTTLTESITLSTRLFTSARADYLEVLLTQREALEAKIALVDTKKDQLMANIHLYKFLGGGWQ from the coding sequence ATGAATAATTTACATCACTATAAATCGCTGTTTTTTGTGGGTATTTTGGCATTGGTACTGCATGCTTGTGTGCCTGTGAAAGACATCCGAAAAGCACAAACAAATGTTCCTGAAAATTATGGAACAACACCCATTGATTCTTTAAATACTGCCAAAACTTCTTGGAAACAATTCTTTGCAGACCCTTATCTTATTGCATTGATTGATACTGCTTTGGTTCGCAATCAAGAACTGAATATCATGACACAATCTGTTGCCTTGTTTGAAAATCAGATTCAGGCTAAAAAAGGAGAATATCTTCCTTTTGTAAATATCAAAGGAAGTGCAGATGTTGAGAAAGTTGGTAAACATACCAGAAATGGCGCTGTTGAAGAAAGTTTGCACATAGATGGCGAGGAATTTCCTGAGCCTTTGCGCAATTATTCTGTTGGATTGGTTGCTTCTTGGGAATTGGATATTTGGAAACAATTGCGCAATGAAAAGAAAGCTGCCGTTTTAGAGTATTTATCTTCAGTAGAAGGTAAAAACTTTATGATTACCAACTTAGTAGCAGAAATTGCAGATGCGTATTATGAATTGATGGCACTTGACAATCAATTGGATATTTTACATCAGAATTTACAGTTGCAACAAAATGCGTTGAAGATTGTAAAACTTCAAAAAGAAGCTGCTAAAACTACTGAATTGGCTGTGAGAAGGTTTACTGCAGAGGTACAAAAAACTCAAAGTGAAACCTTTGAAATTGCGCAGAAGATTACAGAAACAGAGAATAAAATCAGTTTTTTACTTGGAAAATCTCCTAGTAAAATCAGTAGAAATTCTGCTAGCTTTTTAAACATTCCTATTGATTCGGTTTATGCAGGAATTCCTTCGCAATTGTTGGAAAATAGAACGGATATCAAAAAAGCCTCTTTAGAATTGGAAGCCTCTAAATTGAATACCAAAGTTGCCAAAGCTAATTTTTATCCTTCTTTAGGTATATCTGCTGGTGTTGGTTTGAATGCTTTTAAAACCGGACTTTTAACCAAAACTCCAGAATCATTAGTGTATAGTTTTGCAGGAGATATTGTGGGGCCTATCATCAATAGAAATGCTATAAAAGCTATTTATAAAAATGCCAATAGCAAACAAATTCAGGCGATATTTGAATATGAGAAAACGATTTTAAATGCTTACATAGAAGTGGCTACTGAACTCTCTAATATTCAGAATTTGAAGAATGTATATGCTTTTAAAGAAGGTCAAGTAACTACACTAACTGAATCTATTACGCTATCAACCAGATTATTTACCTCAGCAAGGGCAGATTATTTGGAAGTTTTGCTTACCCAACGCGAAGCTTTGGAAGCCAAAATTGCTTTGGTTGATACTAAGAAAGATCAATTGATGGCAAACATCCACCTGTATAAATTTCTGGGTGGTGGTTGGCAATAA
- a CDS encoding IS3 family transposase: MKQDFPKLGIAVLCRLFGKTRHAYYDCLWRKESSLVKEDIILQEVLNIRKHLPRLGTRKLHYVLQNNLMSHQISFGRDYLFDLLSEHKLLIRQRKRKAITTDSRHWMRKYSNLIKEVDITRPEQVWVSDITYIRLPNQWGYLSLITDAYSRKIMGYSFRQDLAAEGCINALKMALSNRLYDKSIIHHSDRGSQYCSHNYVDLLLKNNISISMTENGDPYENALAERVNGIIKTEFNLYASSLGFEQTGSQVNKSIKSYNELRPHASCDYLTPNQAHLQSEKLNKRWKKYYKNFNHEKTDV; encoded by the coding sequence ATGAAACAAGACTTTCCTAAGTTAGGAATAGCTGTTTTATGTCGATTGTTTGGCAAAACAAGGCATGCCTATTACGATTGTTTATGGCGAAAAGAAAGTAGTTTAGTCAAAGAAGATATCATCCTTCAGGAAGTGCTTAACATTAGGAAACACTTACCAAGGCTAGGAACAAGAAAATTACATTATGTATTGCAAAACAATTTGATGTCACATCAAATAAGCTTTGGTAGGGATTATTTATTTGATTTATTGTCAGAACATAAACTGTTAATCCGCCAAAGAAAAAGAAAAGCGATAACAACTGATTCTAGGCATTGGATGAGAAAGTATAGTAATCTAATAAAAGAGGTTGATATAACAAGACCAGAGCAAGTTTGGGTTAGTGATATTACTTATATTCGATTACCCAACCAATGGGGCTATTTAAGTTTGATAACAGATGCTTATTCTAGAAAAATAATGGGCTATAGTTTTCGTCAGGACTTAGCAGCAGAAGGGTGTATTAATGCATTAAAAATGGCTCTCAGTAACAGATTATATGATAAATCAATCATACATCATTCAGATAGAGGCTCACAGTATTGTTCCCATAACTATGTTGATTTATTACTAAAAAACAACATCAGTATTAGCATGACCGAAAATGGAGATCCATATGAAAATGCATTGGCAGAAAGAGTAAATGGAATCATTAAAACAGAGTTTAATCTTTACGCTAGTTCCTTAGGTTTTGAACAAACAGGGTCTCAAGTTAACAAAAGTATAAAGTCTTATAATGAATTAAGACCTCATGCAAGTTGTGATTATTTAACTCCGAATCAAGCACATTTGCAATCAGAGAAATTAAACAAACGATGGAAAAAATATTATAAAAATTTTAATCATGAAAAAACAGATGTATAG
- the recG gene encoding ATP-dependent DNA helicase RecG has product MHNLNNPITYINGISVQRATLLYTELGIKTCRDLLHFFPFRYIDKTQFYQINQLQPSNAEVQIVGKITHIKSVAQQKGSRLVATFQDATGTMELVWFKGQKWIANALKINEPYVIYGKLNHFNGSFSMPHPEMQLVTEYQKKLQSAMQPVYASTEKLASAGISNKLIRTYIESLFKQFYDGIEETLSHEILKEQQLISKKEALLNVHFPKSQEALAKGQYRLKFEELFFIQLQLVRKNLLHKTRIKGIVFKSVGDNFNNFYKYHLPFQLTGAQKRVLKEIRKDVASGIHMNRLLQGDVGSGKTIVALLSMLLAIDNGFQAALMAPTEILATQHFNAIATMLKDMPITVDLLTGSTKTKKRRTIHEALENGSLHILIGTHALLEEKVQFYNLGLAIVDEQHRFGVAQRAKLWMKSPSPTLPKGKGVSTENNNIINSTTKLKSLPLGSPETSGGGEAQLENTLPLGGKGWAPPPHILVMTATPIPRTLAMSLYGDLDISVIDELPPGRKEIKTVHRFDSQRLSVLKFMRDEIAKGRQIYVVYPLIEESEVLDYKDLMDGFESISREFPMPKYQISIVHGKMTAEKKEFEMQRFVKGETHIMVATTVIEVGVNVPNASVMIVESAERFGLSQLHQLRGRVGRGAEQSYCILMTSAKLSDEAKTRVKTMVETTDGFKIAEVDLKLRGPGNLMGTQQSGVLNLKIADLIKDGEILHLARKTAIKLLEQDPNMQQESNERIKKAFNEMTKTAKVWSRIS; this is encoded by the coding sequence ATGCATAATCTCAACAATCCCATTACGTACATCAACGGCATTAGCGTGCAAAGAGCTACTTTGTTGTACACAGAGTTGGGCATCAAAACCTGTAGAGATTTACTGCACTTTTTTCCTTTCAGATATATTGACAAAACTCAATTTTACCAAATCAATCAATTACAACCTTCCAATGCCGAGGTGCAAATTGTAGGAAAAATCACACACATCAAATCAGTAGCTCAACAAAAAGGAAGTAGGCTAGTGGCAACCTTTCAAGACGCCACAGGTACTATGGAATTGGTGTGGTTCAAAGGTCAAAAATGGATTGCAAATGCCCTAAAAATCAATGAGCCCTATGTGATTTATGGCAAACTGAATCATTTTAACGGCAGTTTCAGCATGCCGCATCCTGAAATGCAATTGGTAACAGAATATCAAAAAAAGCTGCAATCAGCCATGCAACCAGTCTATGCCTCCACAGAAAAATTGGCAAGTGCAGGCATCAGCAATAAACTAATCAGAACCTATATAGAGAGTCTTTTCAAGCAATTTTATGACGGAATTGAAGAAACGCTTTCGCACGAGATACTAAAAGAGCAACAGCTCATTTCCAAAAAAGAAGCCTTACTCAATGTACATTTTCCTAAAAGTCAAGAAGCATTGGCAAAAGGACAATATCGCTTAAAGTTCGAAGAATTGTTTTTCATTCAATTGCAATTGGTAAGGAAAAACCTACTTCATAAAACTAGAATAAAAGGGATTGTTTTTAAAAGTGTGGGCGATAACTTCAATAATTTTTACAAATACCATTTGCCCTTTCAACTTACAGGTGCACAAAAAAGAGTTCTCAAAGAAATCCGAAAAGATGTGGCTTCGGGCATTCACATGAACCGTTTATTGCAAGGAGATGTAGGCTCAGGAAAAACAATAGTAGCCCTGCTAAGCATGTTATTGGCAATAGACAATGGTTTTCAAGCAGCATTAATGGCACCTACAGAAATTTTAGCAACCCAACATTTCAATGCCATAGCAACAATGTTAAAAGACATGCCGATTACAGTCGATTTGCTAACAGGATCAACAAAAACCAAGAAAAGAAGAACCATTCACGAAGCACTAGAAAACGGCTCTTTGCACATTTTAATAGGCACACATGCCTTATTAGAAGAAAAAGTACAATTCTACAATCTAGGATTGGCAATTGTTGACGAACAACATCGATTTGGAGTCGCACAACGCGCTAAACTTTGGATGAAAAGCCCATCCCCAACCCTTCCCAAAGGGAAGGGAGTTAGTACAGAAAATAATAATATTATAAATTCTACAACTAAATTAAAAAGCCTCCCCTTGGGGAGTCCCGAAACTTCGGGAGGAGGGGAAGCACAATTGGAAAACACCCTCCCTTTGGGAGGGAAGGGGTGGGCTCCACCTCCCCACATCCTAGTAATGACAGCCACTCCAATTCCAAGAACATTAGCCATGTCTTTGTATGGTGATTTAGACATATCAGTGATTGACGAGTTGCCTCCAGGAAGAAAAGAAATCAAAACAGTACATCGTTTTGACAGTCAACGATTATCCGTCTTAAAATTTATGAGGGATGAAATCGCCAAAGGAAGACAAATTTATGTGGTATATCCACTCATTGAAGAATCAGAAGTATTGGATTACAAAGATTTGATGGATGGTTTTGAAAGCATTTCAAGAGAGTTTCCCATGCCAAAATACCAAATAAGCATTGTACATGGAAAAATGACTGCCGAAAAGAAAGAATTCGAAATGCAGCGTTTTGTAAAAGGCGAAACGCATATTATGGTAGCAACCACTGTAATTGAAGTAGGCGTAAATGTACCCAATGCCAGTGTAATGATTGTAGAAAGTGCCGAACGTTTTGGACTCAGTCAATTGCACCAATTACGAGGCAGAGTAGGGAGAGGTGCTGAGCAAAGCTATTGCATTTTAATGACCAGCGCAAAGCTGTCAGATGAGGCAAAAACAAGGGTAAAAACCATGGTCGAAACCACTGACGGATTTAAAATAGCAGAGGTAGATTTAAAATTACGAGGTCCTGGAAATCTCATGGGTACACAACAAAGTGGCGTGTTAAATCTTAAAATTGCAGACCTAATTAAAGATGGCGAAATCTTGCACCTAGCAAGAAAAACAGCCATCAAATTGCTAGAGCAAGACCCAAATATGCAGCAAGAATCAAACGAACGAATCAAAAAGGCATTCAACGAAATGACAAAGACTGCAAAAGTGTGGAGTAGAATTTCCTAA